The genomic stretch CTCCAATACAATCTGAGATTTGTACATTTTCAATCAAAACATTTTTGCTTCCATGAACATGTATTCCAAATCCCCATTCATGTGTTTTTCTATCGGTATCAATTAGAGAATAATCATGTTGATACCGGTCACCTATAATACGACCTCCTCTAATTATTACGTTCTCTGCAAGCCCAATATAAAAACAAGAATAGCCCTGATACCCATTAGGGTTAACTTGAAACACTGCTTCTGGATCCAAAAGGAGCTCCATATTTGATGGGATTTTAATTCCCCCACCAATTTCAGGATTTCGTTGATTTAATGTATTTACTGAATCAATAATAAAATTCCCTTTTGGAACTTCAACAATAGGAAAGTTGTTCTCTGATGCATATATAAGAGCTTCATTAAATCCTTTAGTTGTTTCAATTGGATTCGAGTTAAATGCATTTATTCCCCACTGATCAAAGTCAACATAGTATCGTATGGATTTATTCAACAATGTCATGGTGCTACACCAGCCATACAATACACATTTTCATTAATGAATTTAGTTAGAACAGCAATATAGTCATAAAAAACTTGATTCTGCGTTCCATTGCGTCCAGCCAGTGTAAAAGTATTAAACATTTCTCTTCGTTGTTCAGTGCTTATTTCAAGTTGAATACTCATACCAGTGCTATTTTTATTAGCAATGTTCTGCTCATTTGTGCCTGCTAAACGGGAATCTTCAGACAGTAATTCTGCAGAAAAGCCTGCATCGGTAAGTAATGATGTGATCTTTGCTGCTTTTTCTCTGTCTGTCCCACCAACTAAAGTGTGTTTCTTACTTGATGCATACCCATGAATTGAGATTGTTAAATCATGCTTACTCAATAAATCTAAAGCTTGAGGTTCATCGAAATTCGTACTTGTAATATGCAACTCAGAAGCTCCTGGTATCCTTAAACCTTCAAATAGATAGGCAGAGTAAGACTTACTTAATTCTCTTGCAAGCTCACTAGTCCCTCCTTCAATACCTCCACCATGGGGTGCCAGAATAAGCACTCTCCTGTCAACATCGGTAGTTAGAATGTTATAGCTCAAAGGTGACTCATTTTCTTTCAACTCTTCAAAATTACTATACTTATCTGCAGCTAGAACTGAATTGGGATTAAACAATGCAAACAATGAAGTAACTAGGATTGGAAAAGACTTCTTGTCTGTGATATACTTATATAGCTTCGTAACCTTGCGAAGTGTGCGGTAGAGAAGGACTGGCCCGCCAAAGCTTGCCTTCTCTGCCCCCTTAACTCTTTTTTCTACTATTCTGTTTTTAAACTTTAACAATCAACAACTCTCCTTAAATAGGTTTATTTTTATTTTTTACTTTCATCTTATAAGCAATCACATTAGTACCACCCCCTTCTCCGAATAAAAAATTACTTTTATGCAGACTCAATACTGATGCCAGTATCTTTTAACAATTCAATTTGTTCCGATGGAATATCCGATTTCACCATACTCCACCCGACTAAGGTCATTCCGTAATAAAGATCGGTTAGTTCAACTTCATCATTCAACTCACCTTTTAATCGAATCATTCGATCTTTATATTTTTCATGACCAACAATATCAAAGCTCTGATTATAAATTGCATATGTTTTACCGTTTGCTTCGTTGTCTTGATATGGGGTATAGACTGCCCTGCCGTCAGACAAGCTCGGATCAGTTTTCAACCATTCATATACCTCTTCATCAGATTGAGCAAGCAAATATGTAAAGATACCCCGCTCACTTCCCTTGGGTGCAAAGTGCTCTAACATAATTTCATATAAGTTCATTTCAATTACCTCCCTGGATTCTGGTTAAAATATCGTTTTTATCTAGATTTCTGTTTACTTATTTCTTCTAATTTTATTTTTATCCAACAAATCAATAATGTAAGTTTCAAACATGTCATCCCAATAAGGATCTGTTCTCGCTATGTATTTCTTTGTTCTTCCGTTCTCCTCAATCTTAAAGGTTTGCCCCTTTTGAATATCGGTGAACTTTTTCTTTCTCCATATTCCCCTAATCAACACATCAACTTCTTTAACCTCAACTGTTTGCTGCGGCATCACATTCCTCCTTTTTGATTTTCGTGTATCAAGCCTGTACAATATTCAAAAACCCTAAAGGATGATGAACATGTGTGGCAGGTTCACTTTATTTTCTGAGTTTGATGACATCATTGAGCAATTCAATATAGATCAATTCTTACCTGAAGGTGAATATCACCCTAGCTATAATGTCGCTCCTTCACAAAACATCCTGACAATCATCAACGATGGATCCAATAACCGTCTGGGCAAACTTAGATGGGGTCTTATCCCTCCATGGGCTAAAGACGAAAAGATCGGCTATAAAATGATTAATGCCCGTGCTGAAACATTGTCCGAGAAACCCAGCTTTCGAAAGCCGCTCGTAAGCAAACGTTGTATCATACCGGCTGACAGTTTTTATGAATGGAAACGCCTTGATCCAAAGACTAAGATTCCTATGCGGATTAAACTTAAATCGTCCAATCTCTTCGCTTTTGCAGGCTTATACGAAAAGTGGAACACACCAGAAGGCAATCCTTTATACACTTGCACAATCATTACAACAAAGCCTAATGAGCTTATGGAAGACATCCATGATCGGATGCCGGTTATCCTTACTGATGAGAACGAAAAGGAATGGCTCAACCCTAAAAATACTGATCCTGATTATCTACAAAGCTTACTGCAGCCATATGATGCTGATGACATGGAAGCATACCA from Bacillus subtilis subsp. subtilis str. 168 encodes the following:
- the pghZ gene encoding gamma-polyglutamate hydrolase; phage SPbeta (Evidence 1a: Function from experimental evidences in the studied strain; PubMedId: 26158264; Product type h: extrachromosomal origin) — protein: MLKFKNRIVEKRVKGAEKASFGGPVLLYRTLRKVTKLYKYITDKKSFPILVTSLFALFNPNSVLAADKYSNFEELKENESPLSYNILTTDVDRRVLILAPHGGGIEGGTSELARELSKSYSAYLFEGLRIPGASELHITSTNFDEPQALDLLSKHDLTISIHGYASSKKHTLVGGTDREKAAKITSLLTDAGFSAELLSEDSRLAGTNEQNIANKNSTGMSIQLEISTEQRREMFNTFTLAGRNGTQNQVFYDYIAVLTKFINENVYCMAGVAP
- the yoqY gene encoding hypothetical protein; phage SPbeta (Evidence 5: Unknown function) encodes the protein MNLYEIMLEHFAPKGSERGIFTYLLAQSDEEVYEWLKTDPSLSDGRAVYTPYQDNEANGKTYAIYNQSFDIVGHEKYKDRMIRLKGELNDEVELTDLYYGMTLVGWSMVKSDIPSEQIELLKDTGISIESA
- the yoqX gene encoding conserved protein of unknown function; SPbeta phage (Evidence 4: Unknown function but conserved in other organisms; Product type h: extrachromosomal origin), with translation MPQQTVEVKEVDVLIRGIWRKKKFTDIQKGQTFKIEENGRTKKYIARTDPYWDDMFETYIIDLLDKNKIRRNK
- the yoqW gene encoding putative stress-associated peptidase; putative general secretion pathway protein; phage SPbeta (Evidence 3: Putative function from multiple computational evidences; Product type e: enzyme), which gives rise to MCGRFTLFSEFDDIIEQFNIDQFLPEGEYHPSYNVAPSQNILTIINDGSNNRLGKLRWGLIPPWAKDEKIGYKMINARAETLSEKPSFRKPLVSKRCIIPADSFYEWKRLDPKTKIPMRIKLKSSNLFAFAGLYEKWNTPEGNPLYTCTIITTKPNELMEDIHDRMPVILTDENEKEWLNPKNTDPDYLQSLLQPYDADDMEAYQVSSLVNSPKNNSPELIESH